In one Corallococcus sp. EGB genomic region, the following are encoded:
- a CDS encoding helix-turn-helix domain-containing protein, translating into MNLPPLFVLAPEAGIFVLRSNDAHSAPHQQWGTAILFGLEGAVTVRHASGSARGRIVVVPGDVPHVTSSRGPLASVVLDADHHRATFRALARRQPFALESSSALAQMAGVVARGKGAVARGAEQAVAGLLPTGPAPVGDGRIARLLDMLEGDEEHPLPVHAARLKLSTGHVSTLFHARVGIPLRRWLLWRRLLRSLPLLRAGGLAETAAASGFSDQAHLTRTCVRFAGYTPRQLANALASAG; encoded by the coding sequence ATGAACCTCCCACCTCTCTTCGTCCTCGCCCCGGAAGCCGGCATCTTCGTCCTGCGGTCCAACGACGCTCACTCCGCGCCCCACCAGCAGTGGGGCACCGCGATCCTCTTCGGACTGGAGGGCGCGGTGACGGTGCGGCACGCCTCGGGCAGCGCGCGAGGCCGCATCGTGGTGGTGCCTGGGGATGTCCCGCACGTGACGTCGTCCCGGGGACCGCTGGCCAGCGTGGTGCTGGACGCGGACCACCACCGCGCCACGTTCCGAGCGCTGGCGCGGCGCCAGCCCTTCGCCCTGGAGTCCTCCAGCGCCCTGGCTCAAATGGCGGGGGTGGTGGCGCGCGGGAAGGGAGCGGTCGCGCGCGGCGCCGAGCAGGCCGTGGCGGGCCTGCTTCCCACGGGCCCGGCCCCGGTGGGGGATGGCCGCATCGCGCGCCTGCTCGACATGCTGGAAGGGGACGAGGAGCACCCCCTCCCGGTGCACGCGGCCCGCCTGAAGCTTTCCACGGGACATGTCTCGACCCTGTTCCATGCCAGGGTGGGAATCCCCCTGCGGCGCTGGTTGCTGTGGCGTCGCCTCTTGCGCTCACTGCCCCTGCTGCGCGCGGGCGGCCTCGCGGAGACGGCCGCGGCCTCGGGCTTCTCGGACCAGGCACACCTGACTCGGACCTGTGTCCGCTTCGCGGGCTACACGCCCCGGCAACTGGCGAACGCGCTCGCCTCGGCCGGATGA
- a CDS encoding putative quinol monooxygenase, whose product MKATYGFRATMTALPGRGDELAALLLSAVSGTGLVTNQDCVLYLVGRSSSNPDVVSVTEGWTTKEAHAANFASPRAQALIARLAPLVTGEAQYQDEVPAGGKLSEGVVS is encoded by the coding sequence ATGAAGGCAACGTATGGGTTCCGGGCCACGATGACCGCGCTGCCGGGAAGAGGCGATGAGCTGGCGGCGCTGTTGCTCTCCGCGGTGAGCGGCACGGGCCTCGTCACCAACCAGGACTGCGTCCTCTATCTGGTGGGGCGCTCCAGCAGCAATCCGGACGTCGTCTCCGTCACGGAGGGGTGGACCACGAAGGAGGCGCACGCCGCGAACTTCGCGAGCCCGCGCGCCCAGGCACTCATCGCCAGGCTCGCCCCGCTCGTCACCGGCGAGGCTCAGTACCAGGACGAAGTGCCCGCTGGCGGCAAGCTCAGCGAGGGGGTGGTGTCATGA
- a CDS encoding TetR/AcrR family transcriptional regulator, giving the protein MLIEGSSIQAVGAGLAIPAGTRVLDLGDVTLLRGWALLEAVFRDGVAQLCARAAAQTGEDPAAELVAWLEEVTVYTATNRGLAAALLAGPDGLTLEELCCADMLLDVSNGLVTRASSVGAIHSGATTEDLMMLANAIAIEDDPLTARRVLRLALAGIRS; this is encoded by the coding sequence GTGCTCATCGAAGGCTCGAGCATCCAGGCAGTGGGCGCCGGCCTCGCCATCCCCGCGGGGACACGGGTCTTGGACCTGGGGGACGTCACCCTGCTTCGCGGCTGGGCGCTGTTGGAGGCGGTCTTCCGCGACGGCGTCGCGCAGCTCTGTGCGCGGGCCGCCGCGCAAACGGGTGAGGATCCCGCCGCCGAGCTGGTGGCCTGGCTTGAGGAGGTGACGGTCTACACCGCGACCAACCGCGGGCTCGCCGCCGCGCTGTTGGCTGGCCCGGATGGGCTCACGCTCGAGGAACTCTGCTGCGCCGACATGCTGCTCGACGTGTCGAACGGTCTGGTGACACGGGCGTCATCGGTGGGCGCGATTCACTCCGGCGCCACGACGGAGGACCTGATGATGCTGGCGAACGCGATCGCCATCGAAGACGATCCGCTCACCGCGCGCCGGGTGCTGCGCCTCGCGCTCGCCGGCATCCGGTCCTGA
- a CDS encoding DUF4082 domain-containing protein, producing the protein MRGRGERALFDASAVPAVEAANDSAALELGVRFRSDAPGQLKGRRFYKGAGNTGTHTGSLWSASGALLATATFTSGFPTDSYQASNSWVEVAFQSNDTTPPTAPTHVEAAPHSSTAIDLTWYGSVDGSGEVQGNARWRLVCRGSQLIAEPPGTTTFHRDTGLTPPTTWGLRSPPERPTNSGRPRWEGRSRKPKMKTG; encoded by the coding sequence GTGCGCGGCAGGGGGGAGCGCGCCCTCTTCGACGCTTCCGCGGTCCCGGCCGTGGAGGCCGCCAATGACAGCGCCGCGCTGGAGCTGGGCGTGCGCTTCCGCAGCGACGCGCCCGGGCAGCTCAAGGGCAGGCGCTTCTACAAGGGCGCGGGCAACACGGGCACGCACACCGGCAGCCTGTGGTCCGCGTCGGGGGCGCTGCTGGCCACCGCCACCTTCACGAGCGGCTTTCCCACCGACAGCTACCAGGCCAGCAACTCCTGGGTGGAGGTGGCCTTCCAGTCCAACGACACCACGCCCCCGACGGCGCCCACGCACGTGGAGGCGGCGCCCCACTCGTCCACCGCCATCGACCTGACCTGGTACGGGTCCGTGGACGGCAGTGGCGAGGTGCAGGGAAACGCGCGCTGGCGCCTGGTGTGCCGGGGCAGCCAGCTCATCGCGGAGCCGCCGGGCACCACCACGTTCCACCGCGACACCGGCCTGACGCCGCCGACAACGTGGGGCCTGCGCTCGCCGCCCGAGCGTCCAACGAACAGCGGCAGGCCGCGCTGGGAGGGCCGAAGCCGGAAGCCCAAAATGAAAACGGGCTGA
- a CDS encoding metallophosphoesterase, with amino-acid sequence MSKLGEAWTSLSGFLLPGVGLLAFEHYYLWARLVRDVGLPKPAAWALTWSLVVLAVSIPVGVFASRLVPPDLSVWWLTPVYVWIGVSTLLLMSLVVVDVLRVGASMALWGAEPMDAGRRQALARMSALVAVTVGVVASGWGLREGRRVRVKRVEVPLKKLPTELDGLSIIQLSDMHIGPMMGREFVEHVVRMVNALAPDVVAITGDLVDGSVEDLEPHVAPLANLTSTHGTYFVTGNHEYHADASRWCEHLGQLGVRVLRNEYVELGSGEQVLHLAGIDDYESARFDIGHRVDLPRAVAGRDTRRALVLLAHQPKAVHEAVLHEVDLQLSGHTHGGQLWPLGWLQRLGQPVVAGLARFSKTWVYVSSGTGFSGPPMRLGAPAEITQLVLRAA; translated from the coding sequence ATGAGCAAGCTCGGTGAGGCATGGACTTCGCTGAGCGGGTTTCTGCTGCCCGGCGTTGGGTTGCTCGCATTCGAGCACTACTACTTGTGGGCGCGGCTGGTCCGGGATGTCGGCCTCCCCAAGCCCGCCGCGTGGGCGCTGACGTGGAGCCTGGTTGTCCTCGCGGTCAGCATTCCCGTGGGCGTGTTCGCGAGCCGCCTGGTGCCTCCCGATTTGTCGGTGTGGTGGCTCACGCCAGTCTACGTGTGGATTGGCGTGTCCACGCTGCTGCTCATGTCGCTCGTGGTGGTGGACGTGCTGCGGGTCGGTGCTTCCATGGCGCTTTGGGGCGCCGAGCCGATGGACGCCGGCCGCCGGCAGGCGTTGGCGCGCATGAGCGCGTTGGTCGCGGTGACGGTTGGCGTCGTCGCCAGCGGTTGGGGGCTTCGAGAAGGCCGCCGGGTTCGCGTCAAGCGGGTGGAGGTCCCGCTGAAGAAGCTGCCGACCGAGCTCGACGGGCTGAGCATCATCCAGCTGTCGGACATGCACATCGGACCGATGATGGGTCGGGAGTTCGTCGAGCACGTCGTGAGGATGGTGAATGCGCTGGCTCCAGACGTCGTGGCCATCACGGGCGACCTGGTGGACGGCAGCGTCGAGGACCTCGAGCCGCACGTCGCGCCGCTCGCGAACCTCACCTCCACCCATGGCACCTACTTCGTCACGGGCAATCACGAGTACCACGCGGACGCGAGTCGGTGGTGCGAGCACCTCGGCCAGCTCGGAGTGCGAGTCCTGCGCAACGAATACGTGGAGCTGGGGAGCGGTGAGCAGGTGCTTCACCTGGCGGGTATCGACGACTACGAGTCCGCCAGGTTCGACATCGGCCATCGGGTAGACCTCCCACGGGCCGTGGCGGGCAGAGACACGCGTCGAGCGCTGGTCCTTCTGGCGCACCAGCCCAAGGCCGTCCACGAAGCCGTCCTGCACGAGGTCGACCTGCAGTTGTCAGGGCACACCCACGGAGGGCAGCTGTGGCCGCTGGGGTGGCTTCAGCGCTTGGGGCAACCGGTGGTCGCGGGGCTCGCCAGGTTCAGCAAGACCTGGGTCTACGTCAGCAGCGGCACTGGCTTCTCGGGGCCTCCCATGCGGCTCGGCGCTCCCGCGGAGATTACGCAGCTCGTCCTGCGAGCAGCCTGA
- a CDS encoding M24 family metallopeptidase produces MPRPDPLASGIRRAGAATAPHGHGFGLGNHEPPWMAVESEHRLERNMLISSEAGVYVPGVGGYRRSDTGARHGQRLPRADGPGSHGR; encoded by the coding sequence GTGCCGCGGCCGGATCCACTCGCATCAGGGATTCGCAGAGCCGGCGCCGCAACTGCACCGCACGGGCATGGATTCGGACTGGGGAACCATGAACCGCCATGGATGGCCGTGGAGAGTGAGCACCGGCTGGAGCGGAACATGCTCATCTCCAGCGAGGCGGGAGTCTACGTGCCGGGCGTCGGCGGTTACCGGCGCTCGGATACGGGCGCTCGTCACGGACAGAGGCTACCGCGTGCTGACGGACCGGGTTCCCACGGACGGTGA
- a CDS encoding thioredoxin domain-containing protein — protein MSRLRRGVDANDWAKGPADAPITLLEYGDFECPYCGRAFWELKRLESAVGDRVRFVFRHFPLSQLHPHALLAAEAAEAAGAQGRFWEMYDRLFENQQSLEAPALLTYAADLGLDMGRFTRDLQEHRHLPKVRRDFMDGVRSGVNGTPSFFLNGERHNGAYTAEALLAAIEQRAGPDIEPMTGLPWEGDRVPRMGRFQAPPHFHI, from the coding sequence ATGAGCAGACTTCGCAGAGGCGTGGACGCCAATGACTGGGCCAAGGGGCCGGCCGATGCCCCCATCACCCTCCTGGAGTACGGCGACTTCGAGTGTCCCTACTGCGGGCGGGCCTTCTGGGAGTTGAAGCGGCTCGAGAGCGCTGTCGGGGACCGGGTCCGCTTCGTCTTCCGCCACTTCCCGCTCTCCCAGCTCCACCCGCACGCGCTGCTGGCCGCGGAGGCCGCGGAGGCCGCCGGCGCGCAGGGCAGGTTCTGGGAGATGTACGACAGGCTCTTCGAGAACCAGCAGAGCCTGGAGGCTCCCGCGCTGCTGACCTACGCGGCCGACCTGGGGCTCGACATGGGCCGCTTCACTCGTGACCTCCAGGAGCACCGCCATCTCCCCAAGGTTCGCCGCGACTTCATGGACGGCGTGCGCAGTGGCGTGAACGGCACCCCGAGCTTCTTCCTCAACGGGGAGCGCCACAACGGCGCCTACACGGCCGAGGCGCTGCTCGCCGCCATCGAGCAGCGGGCGGGGCCCGACATCGAGCCGATGACAGGGCTTCCCTGGGAAGGCGACCGCGTGCCGCGCATGGGCCGGTTCCAGGCGCCGCCCCATTTCCATATTTGA
- a CDS encoding serine hydrolase, with the protein MRQSLQQAMQEAQEAHPGNAGWLMSVRIPSAGLEFSGAVQAPGMEPLDPRAPFRIASVTKTYMAAAILRLVEDGKLSLDDTVAAVVPAPYPELLRAGGYAPERMTMAHLLTHTSGLFDYAQSEDYLTTVLDAPERVWTREEQVRFALEHGAPVGAPGERYVYSDTGYLLLGAVLEARTGWRLAQAYRSQLGFERLGLQATWLEELEPPPANLVALAPQAYDGLPLASINATADLFGGGGLVSNTADLARWFQALFAGEVFTRASTLDTMSRIPSTNTEDGGGMGIFRLERADGKPCWLHEGFWGVAAMVCPDLDLGVAVAGMDATRMGTGANDLLRAAVKAGTGCRPVP; encoded by the coding sequence TTGCGACAGTCGCTCCAGCAGGCGATGCAGGAGGCCCAGGAGGCACATCCCGGCAACGCCGGCTGGCTGATGAGCGTCCGCATCCCTTCCGCGGGGCTTGAGTTCTCAGGCGCGGTACAGGCTCCCGGCATGGAGCCGCTCGACCCAAGGGCTCCGTTCCGCATCGCCAGCGTGACCAAGACATACATGGCCGCGGCCATCCTGCGGCTGGTGGAGGACGGCAAGCTGTCCCTCGATGACACCGTGGCGGCGGTGGTCCCCGCGCCCTATCCGGAGCTGCTGCGCGCAGGAGGCTATGCCCCCGAGCGGATGACGATGGCGCACCTCCTCACCCACACCAGCGGCCTGTTCGACTACGCCCAGAGCGAGGACTACCTCACGACGGTCCTCGATGCACCGGAGCGCGTCTGGACCCGCGAGGAGCAGGTCCGCTTCGCGCTGGAGCATGGCGCGCCCGTGGGCGCACCGGGCGAGCGCTACGTGTACTCGGACACGGGCTACCTGTTGCTGGGGGCCGTGCTGGAAGCGAGGACCGGTTGGCGGCTCGCGCAGGCCTACCGGAGTCAGCTCGGCTTCGAGCGGCTGGGGCTCCAGGCCACATGGCTCGAAGAGCTGGAGCCGCCCCCCGCGAACCTTGTCGCCCTGGCACCGCAAGCCTATGACGGGCTCCCGCTCGCCAGCATCAATGCCACGGCCGACCTCTTTGGCGGTGGAGGGTTGGTGTCCAACACGGCGGACCTCGCCCGCTGGTTCCAGGCCTTGTTCGCCGGAGAGGTGTTCACCCGGGCCTCCACGCTCGACACCATGTCGCGGATCCCCTCCACGAACACCGAGGACGGCGGGGGCATGGGCATCTTCCGGCTGGAGCGCGCCGATGGAAAACCTTGCTGGCTGCACGAGGGCTTCTGGGGCGTGGCGGCGATGGTGTGCCCAGACCTCGACCTCGGTGTCGCCGTCGCGGGGATGGATGCGACGCGAATGGGCACGGGAGCGAACGACCTGCTCCGGGCCGCGGTGAAGGCCGGCACCGGCTGCAGGCCCGTCCCCTGA
- a CDS encoding GAF domain-containing sensor histidine kinase: protein MPDHPSPSAPPSSDEQLQRALRRLEECERAEKVVAAAGIGRWSRDLSQAHVVCDAICRVHYELPPDGAVTPAQLQERIHPEDREQVWDAARRAMEGQAPFEMRFRLHPGAEGSIKWLHVTGSVFHDAEGRARHFEGITRDITAERQLEESLRQTLIEKNDSLQNLELINSTGQALGAELQLEKLVQGVTDAATQLTRAAFGAFFYNVLDERGQTYMLYTLSGVPRESFSKFPMPRATRVFEPTFKGEGIIRSEDITKDPRYGHNAPRRGMPEGHLPVRSYLAVPVASRSGEVIGGLFFGHPTPGVFTAREERLAAGLAAQVAVAMDNARLFQRVQEAVTSRDTFLSIASHELRTPITSMKLLSQHMRKRIHANDPVAFTPERVIRMVEQTERSIDRLARLVDDMLDISRIAAGRLQLHLEPVDLSDVARDVMDRFEPQLTAAGHTLTLRLTSGVVGRWDRIRLEQVLANLLTNALKYAPGTPLTVSLTARDGHAVLEVEDRGPGIAPEHQHRIFERFERLGSASEVSGLGLGLHIARHIVEAHGGRIHVRSALGDGARFFVELPLSGPPDVKPGAP from the coding sequence ATGCCCGACCATCCCTCGCCTTCCGCGCCCCCCTCCTCCGACGAGCAGCTCCAGCGCGCGTTGCGGCGGCTGGAGGAGTGCGAGCGCGCCGAGAAAGTGGTCGCCGCGGCGGGCATCGGCCGTTGGTCCCGCGACCTGTCACAAGCCCACGTCGTCTGCGACGCCATCTGCCGCGTGCACTACGAACTGCCCCCGGACGGCGCGGTGACCCCGGCCCAACTCCAGGAGCGCATCCACCCGGAGGACCGTGAGCAGGTGTGGGACGCGGCGCGGCGCGCGATGGAGGGGCAGGCGCCCTTCGAGATGCGCTTCCGGCTCCACCCGGGCGCGGAAGGCTCCATCAAGTGGTTGCATGTCACGGGCTCCGTCTTCCACGACGCGGAAGGGCGCGCGCGGCACTTCGAGGGCATCACGCGGGACATCACCGCCGAGCGGCAGCTCGAGGAGTCCCTGCGCCAGACGCTCATCGAGAAGAACGACTCGCTCCAGAACCTGGAGCTCATCAACAGCACGGGCCAGGCGCTGGGCGCGGAGCTGCAGTTGGAGAAGCTGGTGCAGGGCGTGACGGACGCCGCCACCCAGCTCACCCGGGCCGCGTTCGGCGCGTTCTTCTACAACGTGCTGGATGAGCGGGGACAGACCTACATGCTCTACACGCTCAGCGGCGTGCCCCGGGAGTCCTTCTCGAAGTTCCCCATGCCGCGCGCGACCCGTGTCTTCGAGCCCACCTTCAAGGGGGAGGGCATCATCCGCAGCGAAGACATCACGAAGGACCCTCGCTACGGCCATAACGCCCCCCGCAGGGGGATGCCCGAAGGCCACCTCCCGGTGCGCAGCTACCTGGCGGTGCCCGTGGCCTCGCGCTCCGGTGAGGTGATTGGCGGGCTGTTCTTCGGTCACCCCACGCCCGGCGTCTTCACCGCGCGCGAGGAGCGGCTGGCGGCGGGGCTGGCCGCGCAGGTCGCCGTGGCCATGGACAACGCCCGGCTCTTCCAGCGGGTGCAGGAGGCCGTCACGTCGCGAGACACCTTCCTGTCCATCGCCTCGCACGAGCTGCGCACGCCCATCACATCCATGAAGCTGCTGTCGCAGCACATGCGCAAGCGCATCCACGCCAACGACCCGGTGGCCTTCACCCCCGAGCGCGTCATCCGGATGGTGGAGCAGACGGAGCGCTCCATCGACCGGCTCGCCCGGCTGGTGGATGACATGCTGGACATCTCGCGCATCGCCGCGGGCCGGCTGCAGCTGCATCTGGAGCCGGTGGACCTGAGCGACGTCGCGCGCGATGTGATGGACCGCTTCGAGCCGCAGCTCACCGCGGCGGGCCACACGCTCACGCTGCGGCTCACGTCCGGCGTGGTGGGGCGGTGGGACCGGATCCGGCTGGAGCAGGTGCTCGCGAACCTGCTGACCAACGCCCTCAAGTACGCGCCCGGGACGCCGCTCACGGTGAGCCTCACGGCCCGGGACGGCCACGCCGTGCTGGAGGTGGAGGACCGCGGGCCCGGCATCGCACCGGAGCATCAACACCGCATCTTCGAGCGCTTCGAGCGGCTCGGCAGCGCCAGCGAGGTGAGCGGGCTGGGTCTGGGCCTCCACATCGCCCGCCACATCGTGGAGGCGCACGGGGGCCGCATCCACGTGCGGAGCGCCCTGGGCGACGGCGCCCGCTTCTTCGTCGAGCTGCCGCTGTCAGGCCCCCCGGACGTCAAGCCCGGGGCGCCGTAG
- a CDS encoding redoxin domain-containing protein, which yields MHGLPPGTRAPEWDGASTPDGRRIKLADQRGSPVVLVFYPGDFTPVCTNELGLFNELLPELGQFGAKVFGISCDSLWSHIAFAKELHIQIPLLSDFHPKGEISRRYNVYREDAGICERALYVIDGKGDIYWSHVSPLEFNPGADGVIDALERLTGKPMEVPTFQPQQQPSRTEART from the coding sequence GTGCACGGTCTGCCGCCTGGCACCCGCGCGCCTGAATGGGACGGCGCGTCCACCCCCGACGGGCGTCGCATCAAGCTTGCGGACCAGCGGGGCTCACCCGTCGTCCTCGTCTTCTATCCAGGGGACTTCACCCCCGTCTGCACCAACGAGCTGGGGCTCTTCAACGAGCTGCTGCCCGAGCTTGGCCAGTTCGGCGCGAAGGTGTTCGGCATCTCGTGCGACTCCCTCTGGAGCCACATCGCCTTCGCCAAGGAGCTCCACATCCAGATTCCGCTCCTCTCCGACTTCCATCCGAAGGGAGAGATCTCCCGCCGCTACAACGTCTACCGGGAGGACGCCGGCATCTGCGAGCGGGCGCTCTACGTCATCGACGGCAAGGGCGACATCTACTGGAGCCACGTCTCGCCCCTCGAGTTCAACCCCGGCGCGGACGGCGTCATCGACGCGCTCGAGCGGCTGACTGGCAAACCGATGGAGGTCCCCACCTTCCAGCCACAGCAGCAGCCATCTCGGACGGAGGCCCGGACATGA
- a CDS encoding SDR family oxidoreductase produces MKTVLITGCSSGYGLETARHFHAQGWSVVATMRTPREDVLPRSDRLRVVPLDVTKPGSIAAALEASGPIDVLVNNAGIGLMGAFEATPMATVREVFETNVFGVMAMTQAVLPQFRARKSGVVVNVTSSATLAPMPLVAVYTASKMAIEGFTASLAFELEAFNLRVKLVEPGYGPSTRFTSNGGARMEGLFPEPYAPFAQRIFASFGQPAAVTRESDVAEEVWHAANDTSAKLRYPAGPDAVALARSA; encoded by the coding sequence ATGAAGACGGTGCTCATCACGGGTTGCTCCTCGGGCTATGGGCTCGAGACGGCGCGCCACTTTCACGCGCAGGGCTGGAGCGTGGTCGCCACCATGCGCACTCCACGCGAGGACGTCCTCCCTCGTTCGGACCGGCTGCGCGTGGTGCCGCTCGACGTGACGAAGCCCGGGAGCATCGCGGCGGCGCTGGAGGCGAGCGGGCCCATCGACGTGCTCGTCAACAACGCGGGCATCGGGCTGATGGGGGCCTTCGAGGCCACGCCGATGGCGACGGTGCGTGAGGTGTTCGAGACCAACGTCTTCGGGGTGATGGCGATGACGCAGGCGGTGCTGCCCCAGTTTCGTGCCCGCAAGTCGGGCGTCGTCGTCAACGTGACGTCCAGCGCGACGCTGGCGCCGATGCCGCTGGTGGCCGTGTACACCGCGAGCAAGATGGCCATCGAGGGGTTCACGGCGTCGCTCGCGTTCGAACTCGAGGCCTTCAACCTGCGCGTGAAGCTCGTCGAGCCGGGCTATGGCCCGAGCACCCGCTTCACGAGCAACGGAGGCGCCCGCATGGAGGGGCTGTTTCCCGAGCCGTATGCGCCCTTCGCACAGCGCATCTTCGCTTCATTCGGGCAGCCGGCCGCGGTGACGCGCGAGTCCGACGTGGCCGAAGAGGTGTGGCATGCCGCGAACGACACGTCGGCGAAGCTCCGTTACCCCGCGGGCCCTGACGCGGTCGCACTGGCTCGGTCGGCATGA
- a CDS encoding AraC family transcriptional regulator, giving the protein MIDPLSEVIALLQPRAVFSKGISGAGRWGVRYSDFGQPSFSAVLEGSCRLAVDGQPPLTLQAGDFVLLPATPGFTMSGFEPVVPERIDAKAAPNPKGEVRYGTRGGRPDVRTLGGYFVFDSPDAALMVSLLPTLVHVRGVERLSTLVRLVRDETSEQRSGRDLVLTRLVELLLIEALRSTPADNAPPGLLRGLADARLAPAIRQMHAHVTRPWTVAQLAKSAALSRSAFFDRFTRTVGLPPMEYLLDWRMAVARGLLRRRDFAISEVAERVGYSSASTFTTAFSRRVGQSPGRYARASQAASPGL; this is encoded by the coding sequence ATGATCGATCCACTCTCGGAAGTCATCGCCCTGCTTCAGCCACGAGCCGTCTTCTCGAAGGGCATCAGCGGAGCAGGCCGTTGGGGGGTTCGCTACTCGGACTTTGGCCAGCCGAGTTTCAGTGCCGTGCTCGAAGGGAGCTGCCGACTCGCTGTCGACGGCCAGCCTCCTCTCACGCTCCAGGCGGGTGATTTCGTGCTCCTGCCGGCGACGCCCGGCTTCACCATGTCCGGCTTCGAGCCGGTGGTGCCCGAGCGCATCGACGCCAAGGCGGCGCCCAATCCGAAGGGGGAGGTGCGTTACGGCACCCGTGGCGGCCGTCCCGATGTGCGCACGCTCGGCGGCTACTTCGTCTTCGATTCGCCTGACGCGGCCCTGATGGTGTCGCTGCTCCCAACCCTGGTGCACGTGCGCGGCGTGGAGCGGCTCTCGACGCTGGTGCGGCTCGTCCGCGACGAGACGAGCGAGCAGCGTTCGGGCCGAGACCTCGTGCTCACGCGTCTCGTGGAGCTGCTGCTCATCGAGGCGCTGCGCTCGACACCGGCGGACAACGCGCCCCCGGGGCTCCTGCGCGGCCTGGCGGATGCGCGGCTCGCGCCCGCGATACGTCAGATGCACGCGCACGTCACGCGGCCGTGGACGGTGGCGCAGCTCGCGAAGAGCGCGGCCCTCTCGCGCTCGGCGTTCTTCGACCGCTTCACTCGCACCGTGGGCCTGCCGCCGATGGAGTACCTGCTGGACTGGCGGATGGCCGTTGCGCGCGGGCTGCTTCGCCGCCGGGACTTCGCCATCTCCGAGGTCGCCGAGCGCGTCGGGTACAGTTCGGCGAGCACCTTCACCACGGCCTTCAGTCGACGCGTGGGCCAGTCTCCGGGCCGGTATGCGCGGGCAAGCCAGGCGGCATCCCCCGGTCTCTGA
- a CDS encoding alpha/beta hydrolase: MKTLHLVDPSVRDIVASMKAFDPASEPLEAFRAQLLASYAQIAAPMPHAREERWVPGPSDVRVLVYRPSNPPAVLGAILYVHGGGYIAGVAEMTDAACVQLAEEYQSLVVSVDYRLAPETPFPGPVEDCYAALSWLMREAPAFGVDTSRVVIMGHSAGGGLAAATALLHRDRGGAPLAGQVLIYPMLDARTGAPEAPVDNPSTGEFGWTRPLNQFAWRALRGGGVIPKEREGHYSPSLASGLEGLPPTFLAVGSVDLFLEEDVDYGMRLSRAGVPVEMHVYPGGIHGFDLFPTASAARFVADLRSALARLLR; the protein is encoded by the coding sequence ATGAAGACGCTCCATCTGGTCGACCCCTCCGTGCGCGACATCGTTGCCTCCATGAAGGCGTTTGATCCCGCGAGTGAGCCCCTGGAGGCGTTCCGCGCTCAGCTCCTCGCGAGCTACGCGCAGATTGCCGCCCCAATGCCTCACGCGCGGGAGGAGCGTTGGGTGCCGGGGCCGTCCGACGTGCGGGTCCTGGTGTATCGACCGAGCAACCCGCCAGCGGTGCTGGGGGCCATCCTCTATGTGCACGGCGGCGGCTATATCGCGGGCGTCGCGGAGATGACCGATGCGGCGTGTGTGCAGCTCGCCGAGGAGTACCAGTCGCTGGTCGTCAGCGTCGACTACCGCCTCGCGCCGGAGACTCCCTTCCCCGGTCCCGTCGAGGACTGCTACGCCGCGTTGAGCTGGCTGATGCGGGAGGCGCCTGCCTTCGGGGTGGACACGTCACGGGTCGTCATCATGGGGCACAGCGCTGGCGGAGGGCTCGCGGCGGCGACCGCGCTCTTGCACCGCGACCGCGGTGGCGCTCCCCTGGCGGGACAGGTGCTCATCTACCCGATGCTCGACGCCCGCACCGGAGCGCCGGAGGCCCCGGTCGACAACCCGAGCACGGGCGAGTTCGGGTGGACGCGTCCGCTCAATCAATTCGCGTGGCGCGCGCTGCGGGGCGGCGGCGTGATTCCGAAGGAGCGCGAGGGCCACTACTCGCCCTCGCTGGCGTCCGGGCTCGAGGGCTTGCCGCCGACGTTCCTGGCGGTGGGGAGCGTGGACCTCTTCCTGGAGGAGGACGTCGACTACGGGATGCGCCTGTCCCGCGCGGGCGTGCCCGTCGAAATGCACGTCTACCCAGGCGGCATCCATGGCTTCGATTTGTTCCCGACAGCCTCCGCGGCCCGGTTTGTCGCCGACCTTCGGAGTGCGCTCGCGCGCCTGCTGCGATGA